The Gasterosteus aculeatus chromosome 17, fGasAcu3.hap1.1, whole genome shotgun sequence genome includes a window with the following:
- the LOC120835452 gene encoding G-protein coupled receptor 22: METDSYTSGPAPTDGPEGMGLLLQDQGDVGLPGGLESWYTPYSLGFQVSLTSLLVLELVLGFSSNLTVLVLYWSQSNLVDSVSNMVTVNLHVLDVAVCALCLPLTLVVVLLPPGPNMALLCCFHEAGVTFASIATAINILVISLDRYDISVRPANRLLTTRRATLLLVAVWITSVAVFFIPFLEVQWSSGEGAEERGQVTPLSLSSRGLGVAVAPAWRNQTLLCVGGQGYQTGLAMYYHLILQVPIFFTTVAVMLFTYSRILRALNIRIGSHMKKVQRFRGPSGKGQEGPRDRKKKKKAGLRVSEGGQVGQERCTTDCTKKLCHPPLIASPTPTATSPPALSSAPLVTSDAGAATAMPTTVGVQASVSAIIALRRAVRRHRDRRERQRRVFRMSLIIITTFLGCWAPLSVTNILILGIGPSDVLVSLRLWFLALSYGTTVSHPLLYAFTRQKLRRALRTKVKKRVVSLLQVDPSPGGTVIHNSWVENRKTSRQVRLEASEGTDRCLAEVL, encoded by the coding sequence ATGGAGACTGACAGCTACACCTCCGGCCCAGCCCCCACCGACGGCCCGGAGGGAATGGGGCTTCTTCTTCAGGATCAGGGAGACGTGGGCTTGCCCGGCGGCCTGGAGTCCTGGTACACGCCGTACTCGCTGGGTTTCCAGGTGTCGCTCACCTCCCTCCTCGTGCTGGAGCTGGTGTTGGGTTTCAGCAGCAACCTGACTGTGCTGGTGCTCTACTGGTCTCAATCCAATTTAGTGGACTCGGTGAGCAATATGGTGACGGTGAATCTGCACGTGCTGGACGTGGCGGTGTGCGCGCTGTGTCTGCCCCTCACTCTGGTGGTTGTGCTGCTGCCCCCCGGACCAAACATGGCCCTGCTCTGCTGCTTCCACGAGGCTGGCGTCACATTTGCCAGCATCGCCACAGCCATCAACATCCTGGTCATCAGCTTAGACCGATACGACATCTCGGTGAGGCCGGCCAACCGGCTGCTGACCACGCGTAGAGCGACGCTGCTCCTGGTTGCCGTTTGGATCACCTCGGTAGCTGTGTTTTTTATCCCGTTCCTGGAGGTGCAGTGGTCCAGcggagaaggagcagaggagagaggccAGGTGACGCCCTTGTCGTTGTCCTCGCGTGGCCTCGGCGTGGCAGTGGCGCCGGCGTGGCGTAACCAGACACTGCTGTGTGTCGGGGGCCAGGGCTACCAAACAGGTCTGGCTATGTACTACCATCTCATTCTGCAGGTGCCCATCTTTTTCACCACAGTGGCAGTCATGCTCTTCACCTACTCCAGAATACTGAGGGCTTTAAACATCCGCATCGGCTCCCACATGAAAAAAGTCCAAAGGTTCAGGGGCCCCTCCGGCAAGGGACAGGAGGGGCCCCGCgaccgaaagaaaaaaaagaaagcagggcTCAGAGTGAGCGAAGGTGGGCAGGTGGGACAGGAGCGGTGCACCACGGATTGTACCAAAAAGCTCTGCCACCCTCCCCTCATTGCTTCTCCCACTCCCACGGCCACCTCCCCGCCTGCCCTGTCCTCCGCCCCGCTCGTCACCTCCGACGCAGGTGCCGCGACCGCCATGCCCACCACTGTGGGTGTCCAGGCCTCCGTGTCCGCCATCATCGCCCTCAGGAGGGCAGTGCGGCGGCACCGGGATCGGCGGGAGCGACAGAGGCGGGTGTTCAGGATgtctctcatcatcatcaccacgtTCCTGGGCTGTTGGGCTCCCCTCTCCGTGACCAACATACTGATCCTCGGCATTGGCCCCAGCGACGTCCTGGTCAGCCTTCGCCTCTGGTTCTTGGCCCTGTCGTACGGCACCAccgtctcccaccctctgctctACGCCTTCACCCGGCAGAAGCTGCGGCGTGCCCTCCGTACCAAGGTCAAGAAGAGggtggtgtcgctgctgcaggtgGACCCGTCACCGGGGGGCACCGTCATACACAACTCCTGGGTGGAGAACCGGAAAACCAGCCGGCAAGTGCGGCTGGAAGCAAGCGAAGGTACCGACCGCTGCCTGGCAGAGGTCCTTTGA